A section of the Paenibacillus aurantius genome encodes:
- a CDS encoding AraC family transcriptional regulator — MINYLRKYRERKYLMRIILSINLLIVSIMLVSLLAAYWYSQKISLDAQGEANEKVLSQINYNISYMNETVKNFAISLFYDNDMAHLLFSSDQDKFNDITRITKLNKTLAYNSYIHSIIIYNSKRGSYFPSGDDTLLSENSNLMKIVDGYLSGSKPIYKMQLMPVQFIPDSKHPERTQEVFSLYMYDSLDEYKKSESALIINIKPEWLFEKMELMNLHSPTGANRIFILDQNKEIYSPTDQADPDLTHLKNEVYRHIASSPNQVSQFTYSYHDEKQIVNYMVNASTHWVIVNFEPYTAVLAAVNKLKVVFITVAAVCFILALFASFFVSTKLYSPINGLLKQTKRLPGHEPESLKDKDEISLISSSYNHLIEKLMSEQNKKEGNESIIRSYYLRKLVTDSSLFSASELQECMDKKYLKVDLHKELLIGVLKMDHYDKISEEITDSSTGFDLKLLLFAICNIFMEIASEEMTADVVDIRGEHLVLIIGLQEVHDEIHSKLTEVINRVQQVVHDYYHVTFTVALSEIVPHYNQITYYYEKALDYLMYRMNFGLNTVITPQRVQPNLENGESQIPLEMERKLMEAIKSNRQDKVFQELGHIRGVIAGMSSDAVIQSVISLGIIIKQTIREINLNRLSPLMVDLRSIDRLVFEKETLDEIFSEFTAVLSAIFVNQKQVAENKDHVIVDTIKDVIQANYADANLSLQDIADMLKMSSAYVGRIFKKHETISVADYINEIRLLKSVMLLETNNLPINEISEKVGFSSQSYFFKMFKKRFGTTPKEYRIKKSLM; from the coding sequence ATGATTAACTATCTGCGGAAATACAGAGAAAGAAAATACTTAATGCGCATTATTCTGTCGATCAATCTTTTGATTGTTTCGATCATGCTGGTTTCTTTGCTGGCGGCCTATTGGTATTCCCAAAAAATCAGTCTCGACGCTCAGGGCGAAGCGAACGAAAAAGTTCTCTCTCAGATCAATTATAATATTTCCTATATGAATGAAACGGTAAAGAACTTTGCCATTTCTTTGTTTTACGACAATGATATGGCCCATTTGCTGTTCAGCAGCGACCAAGACAAGTTCAATGACATTACGAGAATTACCAAATTGAATAAAACCCTCGCTTATAACTCGTATATTCATTCCATTATTATTTATAACAGCAAGCGAGGCTCCTATTTTCCTTCCGGGGATGATACGCTGCTGTCCGAAAACAGCAATTTAATGAAGATCGTGGACGGTTATTTAAGCGGCAGCAAGCCGATCTATAAGATGCAGCTTATGCCGGTTCAATTTATTCCGGATTCGAAGCATCCGGAAAGAACCCAGGAAGTCTTTTCGCTTTATATGTATGACTCCTTGGATGAGTATAAAAAGTCGGAAAGCGCCCTGATCATAAACATTAAACCCGAATGGCTGTTTGAAAAGATGGAGCTGATGAATCTCCATTCCCCGACCGGCGCCAATCGTATTTTTATACTCGACCAGAACAAAGAAATCTACAGCCCGACCGATCAAGCGGATCCGGACCTGACCCATTTGAAAAACGAGGTATACCGCCACATCGCTTCCTCGCCAAACCAGGTTTCTCAATTTACTTACTCCTATCATGATGAAAAACAGATCGTCAATTACATGGTGAACGCCTCGACCCATTGGGTCATAGTCAATTTCGAACCCTACACCGCCGTATTGGCTGCGGTAAACAAATTGAAAGTCGTCTTTATCACCGTTGCCGCGGTTTGTTTCATCCTGGCCCTGTTCGCTTCCTTCTTTGTTTCGACTAAACTGTACTCGCCGATCAATGGTTTACTGAAGCAGACGAAGCGGCTGCCGGGACATGAGCCGGAAAGCTTGAAAGACAAGGATGAAATCAGTTTGATTTCGAGCAGCTATAACCACTTGATCGAAAAACTCATGAGTGAGCAGAACAAGAAGGAAGGCAATGAAAGCATCATAAGATCCTATTATTTAAGGAAACTCGTCACCGACAGCTCCCTATTTTCGGCCAGCGAACTGCAGGAATGCATGGACAAGAAGTACTTGAAAGTGGATTTGCACAAAGAGCTCCTGATCGGGGTTCTCAAAATGGACCATTATGACAAAATTAGCGAAGAGATCACCGATTCGTCGACCGGCTTCGATTTGAAGCTTCTCCTCTTTGCCATCTGCAATATTTTTATGGAAATCGCTTCGGAAGAGATGACAGCCGACGTTGTCGATATCCGGGGGGAGCATCTTGTATTAATCATTGGTCTCCAAGAGGTTCATGATGAGATCCATTCCAAGCTAACGGAGGTAATCAACAGAGTCCAGCAGGTCGTTCATGATTACTACCATGTCACATTTACCGTCGCGCTCAGCGAGATCGTGCCCCACTATAACCAGATCACTTATTATTATGAGAAAGCACTTGATTACCTGATGTACCGAATGAATTTTGGTTTAAACACGGTGATTACTCCGCAAAGGGTGCAACCCAATCTGGAGAACGGAGAATCGCAAATTCCATTGGAAATGGAAAGAAAGCTGATGGAAGCGATCAAATCCAACCGTCAGGATAAGGTGTTCCAGGAGCTTGGCCATATCCGCGGGGTAATCGCCGGAATGAGCTCGGATGCCGTTATCCAATCCGTCATTAGTCTCGGAATCATCATCAAACAAACGATCCGCGAAATCAATCTCAACCGATTGTCACCCCTAATGGTGGATTTGCGTTCCATCGACAGACTTGTGTTTGAGAAGGAAACACTGGATGAAATCTTCTCCGAGTTCACGGCGGTTCTAAGCGCCATCTTCGTTAATCAAAAGCAGGTGGCCGAAAATAAAGATCATGTTATCGTGGATACCATCAAAGATGTCATCCAAGCAAACTATGCCGATGCCAACTTGAGCCTGCAGGATATCGCGGATATGTTAAAAATGTCTTCCGCCTATGTAGGCCGAATTTTCAAAAAGCATGAAACCATCTCCGTTGCCGACTATATCAATGAAATCCGGCTGCTTAAATCCGTCATGCTGCTGGAAACGAACAATCTGCCGATCAATGAAATTTCCGAAAAAGTCGGGTTCAGCTCGCAGAGCTACTTCTTCAAAATGTTCAAAAAACGCTTCGGCACCACTCCGAAAGAATACCGAATCAAAAAATCGCTGATGTAG